From the Prunus dulcis chromosome 4, ALMONDv2, whole genome shotgun sequence genome, one window contains:
- the LOC117626483 gene encoding uncharacterized protein LOC117626483: protein MATFLIRKRQLSHPLVFGTDWTTADCCLQSRSNRLLGNVDRRRQLLQTPLTFHPGTWQHGYAQAWTKVRKVYFPYNLKGSHWVAIEIDFVRHTATVYDSYVDFTKRSKLARVLYDMHFYEDSEVEEVKQKGLTMSMFTPFSVCSIADVPQQRDG from the exons ATGGCAACCTTTCTTATCCGGAAAAGGCAACTCTCTCATCCGTTGGTATTTGGAACTGACTGGACAACGGCAGATTGTTGCTTGCAG AGCCGTTCAAACCGACTGCTAGGAAACGTGGATCGAAGAAGGCAGCTGCTTCAAACACCGTTGACCTTCCACCCA GGTACGTGGCAACACGGGTATGCCCAAGCTTGGACAAAAGTCCGGAAGGTctattttccatataatctGAAAGGGTCTCACTGGGTTGCAATCGAAATTGATTTCGTCAGACATACTGCAACTGTGTATGACTCCTATGTTGATTTTACCAAACGTTCAAAGCTG GCACGAGTGCTGTACGATATGCACTTTTATGAAGATTCTGAGGTTGAAGAGGTTAAGCAAAAGGGGCTGACGATGTCGATGTTTACGCCATTCTCAGTGTGCAGCATTGCAGATGTGCCACAACAACGAGATGGGTAA